Within Microbacterium proteolyticum, the genomic segment GGACCGTGCGCGGCATTCCTTACGGAAGCGAAAGAACCGCTCTGCGGCGACGGACGACGTGATTGCGTCGTGGCACCCCGGGCGATCCCCGCCCGCTCGATCGAAGGACACTCCTCATGCGCCGCACCCCCACCCTCCTCGCCGTCCCCGTCCTCGCCCTCGGCCTCGCCCTCGCCGGCTGCTCCTCCGCGGGGAGCGCGGCGCCCGCCGACACGACGACGTCGAGCGCCGCGGTGACGTCCGATGCCATGGCATCCACGGTGCTCCAGGGCACCTTCGCCGGGGAGGGTGGGAAGGCGGTGTCGGGCACCGTCACCATCACCGGCGACACCGTCACCCTCGCGGGCTTCGCCACCGAGGAAGGCCCCGATCTGCACTTCTATCTCGCCAACGGCACCGACGAGCAGGCCGTGAGCGCCGGGGTGCGCATCGCGGCCGTGTCCACCGAAGCCGCGCAGACGTTCACACTGCCCGCCGGTGTGTCGGCCGACGACTACACCGACCTCGTCGTGCACTGCGACAAAGCGAAGGCCGTCTTCGGTGCGGCCGCACTGACGCGATGACCCGCCGCGCGCCGCAGAGCGTCGGGGCGGTGTTCGCCACGGTGGCACGCGTGGTGCTCGGCGCGCTGTGGCTGTGGGAGGGCACGACGAAAGTCCGTGCCGGATTCGGAGCGGCGGACATCGGCCTCGTCGCGGCCGCCGCGGGGCCGAACTCCCGCGTTCCCGGCTACTTCGCCCTGTTCGCCGGCGACGTCCTGGGACCTCTCGCCGGTCTGTTCGGCGTGGTCATCCCCCTGCTGGAGTTGGCGCTCGGCGCCGCTCTGGTGGCGGGGGTGCTCACCCTCCCGGCTGCGGCGGCGTCCCTGGCGACGCTCCTGCTGTACTGGTCGTCCGATCAGCTCATCACGGAGTACCCCGTGATGGCCGCGCTGTCGGCGATCGTGCTCATCTGGCCCGGGGCCGCGCGCCGCTTCGGACTCACCGCGCTGCTGCGCCGAGGGCGGATGAGCGCGACATCGCGCTGGATATGACGAGTGGGCCCCCTCGCCGATGGTGAGGGGGCCCGTTCGTCAGGCGTGGATCAACCGCGGGTGCGGTTCTTGTTCCACACGTCGAAGGCGACGGCCAGAAGCAGCACCAGGCCCTTGATGAACTGCTGGACGTCGGTCGAGATGCCCATGAGCGACATGCCGTTGTTGAGCACACCCATGACCAGACCACCGGCGATGGCACCGACCACGCGGCCGACACCACCCTGGACGGCGGCGCCACCGATGAAGGAGGCGGCGATGGCATCCAGTTCGAACAGGTTTCCGGCGCCCGGACCCGCCGAGTTGAGTCGACCGGTGAACACGATGCCGGCGAGGGCCGCGAGCACGCCCATGTTCACGAACAGCAGGAAGTCGACGCGGCGGGTGTTGATGCCCGACAGCTTCGCGGCCGTGCGGTTGCCACCGATCGCGTAGATGTGGCGGCCGAAGACGCTGCGGCTCATGACCGTCGAGTACCCGATGATGAGGATCGCCAGCACGACCAGCACGATCGGCGTGCCGCGCGAACCGGGGGCCACACCCAGGAGGTAGGTCAGGTAGGCGATGAGCGCGCCGCCGCCGATGACCTTCACCAGGAACGCCGCCATCGGCTCGTTCTGCAGTTCCAGGGCCGCGCGCTTGGTCCGCTGCCGCACCTGCGAGAAGACGAACAGGACCAGGGTCAGCGCGCCGAGGGCGACGGTGATCCACTCCGCGGGCGAGGTGGCCGCGGGGAACAGGTCCGGGAAGAGGTAGCCGCCGCCGAGCTGACGGTACTCGGTGGGGAACGGCGTGATCTGGGTGTTGCCGAGCGTCATCTGCGTGAGGCCGCGGAACAGCAGCATGCCGGCCAGGGTCACGATGAACGCCGGGATGCCGACGTACGCCACCCAGAAGCCCTGCCACATCCCGACCACCGCGCCGAGCACGAGCGAGAGCAGGATGCCGAGCCACCAGGGCAGACCCCACTGGACGATCAGGACGCCCGAGACC encodes:
- a CDS encoding DM13 domain-containing protein — its product is MRRTPTLLAVPVLALGLALAGCSSAGSAAPADTTTSSAAVTSDAMASTVLQGTFAGEGGKAVSGTVTITGDTVTLAGFATEEGPDLHFYLANGTDEQAVSAGVRIAAVSTEAAQTFTLPAGVSADDYTDLVVHCDKAKAVFGAAALTR
- the mmsB gene encoding multiple monosaccharide ABC transporter permease — encoded protein: MSALNNTATETGPATPKGPVGGGAGGAAGLVQFFTSRLREIGIFIALIVIVLLFQALTGGRLLTAGNVSNIIVQNSYILILAIGMVMIIIAGHIDLSVGSVAAFVGAVSGVLIVQWGLPWWLGILLSLVLGAVVGMWQGFWVAYVGIPAFIVTLAGMLLFRGLTQMTLGNTQITPFPTEYRQLGGGYLFPDLFPAATSPAEWITVALGALTLVLFVFSQVRQRTKRAALELQNEPMAAFLVKVIGGGALIAYLTYLLGVAPGSRGTPIVLVVLAILIIGYSTVMSRSVFGRHIYAIGGNRTAAKLSGINTRRVDFLLFVNMGVLAALAGIVFTGRLNSAGPGAGNLFELDAIAASFIGGAAVQGGVGRVVGAIAGGLVMGVLNNGMSLMGISTDVQQFIKGLVLLLAVAFDVWNKNRTRG